A stretch of Paenibacillus mucilaginosus 3016 DNA encodes these proteins:
- the sda gene encoding sporulation histidine kinase inhibitor Sda — protein MNHSLEKLSDEDLLEAYLLALDLKLEPSFIRLLRDEIDRRQLHMD, from the coding sequence TTGAATCATTCCCTTGAAAAATTATCGGATGAAGATCTTCTGGAGGCCTATCTCCTGGCTCTCGATTTGAAACTGGAGCCCAGCTTCATCCGCTTGCTGCGGGATGAAATCGACCGCAGACAACTCCATATGGATTGA
- a CDS encoding sensor histidine kinase, producing the protein MNPIITQWVSGVEERFPGRYDSAELLRTAESYFHLVNDWHIPLELHPLFPVIPALTRYHVSMSTPPTHLLESSHLWRSILLASSTELYTEGLVSGDELISDMPRIHGRIDEIQYVISSGFWEHSQRQLDSAMTQMHKERLQMAGKLAASMAHEIRNPLTTISGFLKLLTSKIPAESAGAVKHYVSIIQEEFNTIQMHINNFLNFSKNKEQEPFREVGMEELILGIVNLVAPRLSSEGIELLSGVEGPNIRLRVQQVGMQQVLINLINNSIDAVQHMEPSEPKMISIHGFEDRDHTYIRVTDNGPGIPPDVKDKLFSPFVTSKTTGTGLGLAICKQLVEQHAGVLSFDSRPGETSFTVKLRKTGVGAVPVNSASV; encoded by the coding sequence ATGAATCCCATCATCACTCAGTGGGTCAGCGGAGTGGAAGAACGCTTTCCCGGAAGGTATGATTCCGCAGAGCTGCTGCGGACGGCCGAATCCTATTTTCACCTGGTCAATGACTGGCATATCCCTTTGGAGCTTCACCCGCTCTTCCCGGTGATTCCGGCGCTCACCCGCTATCATGTATCGATGAGCACGCCGCCCACCCATCTTTTGGAGAGCTCCCATCTATGGCGTTCCATCCTGCTGGCCTCCTCCACCGAGCTGTATACGGAAGGCCTGGTTTCCGGAGACGAGCTGATCTCCGACATGCCCCGCATTCATGGGCGGATCGATGAGATCCAGTATGTGATATCCTCGGGCTTCTGGGAGCATTCCCAGCGGCAGCTCGACTCGGCCATGACCCAGATGCACAAGGAGCGGCTGCAGATGGCCGGCAAGCTGGCGGCCAGCATGGCGCACGAAATCCGCAACCCGCTGACCACGATCTCCGGGTTCCTGAAGCTGCTGACCTCGAAGATTCCGGCCGAATCGGCAGGCGCCGTGAAGCATTACGTATCGATCATTCAGGAAGAATTCAACACGATCCAGATGCACATCAACAACTTCCTGAACTTCTCTAAGAACAAAGAGCAGGAGCCCTTCCGCGAGGTCGGCATGGAAGAGCTCATTCTGGGCATTGTGAATCTGGTTGCACCGCGTCTCAGCAGCGAAGGCATCGAGCTGCTCTCCGGCGTGGAAGGCCCGAACATCCGGCTGCGCGTACAGCAGGTCGGGATGCAGCAGGTGCTGATCAATCTCATCAACAACAGCATCGATGCGGTACAGCACATGGAGCCCTCCGAGCCCAAGATGATATCCATCCACGGCTTCGAGGACCGGGATCACACCTATATACGGGTAACGGACAACGGCCCGGGCATTCCCCCGGACGTCAAGGACAAGCTCTTCTCGCCGTTCGTCACGAGCAAGACCACCGGCACCGGGCTCGGCCTTGCGATCTGCAAGCAGCTCGTAGAGCAGCACGCCGGCGTGCTCTCCTTCGACTCCCGTCCCGGCGAGACCTCCTTCACCGTCAAGCTCCGCAAAACCGGTGTCGGAGCGGTTCCCGTCAACAGTGCTTCCGTATGA